The Acidicapsa ligni genome contains a region encoding:
- a CDS encoding DUF2306 domain-containing protein — protein sequence MPISTLPAPSTSGFRFKTILWVSLGLTVLFVFITSELLLITDYPMYHAYRLQVIADRHLLIPHTLAGIFALLIGPINFSSRIRQRHPQLHRILGRIYVISVFIGSFTGIALAAGRPGLPGTSMQAAAWMVCTTAAFITARNRQITQHRQWMARSYAVTFTFVSSRVLNLWPRYWSHLGDVLSAVGVIAFTLASLLIVDLGLNWRELTTRRN from the coding sequence ATGCCGATTTCTACTTTACCAGCGCCCAGTACCTCAGGTTTCAGATTCAAGACGATTCTCTGGGTCTCGCTTGGTCTCACCGTACTCTTCGTCTTCATTACTTCAGAACTGCTCCTCATCACCGACTATCCGATGTACCACGCCTACCGTCTGCAGGTTATTGCCGACCGACATCTCCTCATCCCGCATACCCTTGCAGGAATATTCGCCCTTTTGATCGGCCCGATCAATTTCTCCTCGCGAATCCGCCAACGTCACCCCCAACTCCATCGCATTCTTGGCCGCATCTACGTCATCTCCGTGTTCATAGGTTCCTTCACGGGGATTGCTCTCGCTGCTGGACGCCCTGGTCTTCCTGGAACCTCCATGCAGGCCGCCGCCTGGATGGTCTGCACCACCGCCGCCTTCATCACCGCGCGCAACCGCCAAATCACACAGCACCGCCAATGGATGGCGCGCTCCTATGCAGTTACCTTTACGTTCGTCTCCAGCCGCGTGCTCAATCTCTGGCCGCGTTACTGGAGCCACCTGGGCGACGTCTTATCCGCCGTCGGCGTGATTGCCTTCACACTTGCCTCGTTGCTGATTGTTGATCTCGGCCTCAACTGGCGCGAACTCACCACACGTCGCAACTGA
- a CDS encoding NAD(P)/FAD-dependent oxidoreductase: MQDEVLIVGGGVAGCAASIALARKGRAVTLIEREPTPRHKVCGEFLSGEALEDLHALGIDVASLGAVPINYVRLAAARRAAEAPLPFPAASLTRKGLDTALIAEAIAAGVRVERGRAVQSLSRTTTNLWQATLDDGTTYKAPTAFLATGKHDLRGHGRPKDPHQWVAFKMYYRLSAAQTADLADASELTLYSGGYGGIQPVEDGITNFCCVVQRRYFVRSGLRWEGLLAKMQQDCPHLAMRLDGAEPLLHKPITITHIPYGYVRRATEDGLYCIGDQAAVIPSFTGDGISIALHTGRRAAAAYLAAEPAPVFQSKLRSAMLPQMRLAEIAADGLNNALARAVLPFCLRVWPGAMRVTARLTRVAQPAAVAPQAFAN; the protein is encoded by the coding sequence TTGCAAGACGAAGTTTTGATCGTTGGTGGTGGTGTGGCAGGCTGTGCCGCTTCGATCGCACTCGCTCGTAAGGGACGGGCCGTTACGCTGATTGAACGCGAGCCCACACCACGCCATAAGGTCTGCGGAGAGTTTCTAAGCGGCGAGGCCCTTGAGGATCTTCATGCACTCGGCATCGACGTGGCCTCGCTAGGCGCTGTGCCCATCAACTACGTTCGCCTTGCCGCCGCCAGGCGCGCCGCAGAGGCTCCGTTGCCTTTTCCCGCGGCCTCACTCACACGCAAGGGGCTTGATACAGCGCTCATTGCCGAGGCCATCGCAGCGGGAGTCCGCGTAGAACGTGGCCGCGCTGTGCAGTCTCTCAGTCGTACGACTACCAACCTCTGGCAGGCTACGCTCGACGACGGTACCACTTATAAAGCTCCGACGGCTTTTCTCGCGACGGGCAAGCATGATCTGCGCGGCCACGGTCGCCCGAAGGACCCCCACCAATGGGTCGCCTTCAAGATGTATTACCGACTGTCAGCTGCCCAGACCGCTGACCTCGCGGACGCCTCCGAGTTGACGCTCTATTCCGGAGGCTACGGTGGTATCCAACCGGTGGAAGACGGCATTACGAATTTCTGCTGTGTGGTGCAACGGCGGTATTTTGTCCGTTCAGGTCTTCGCTGGGAGGGACTCCTTGCGAAGATGCAGCAGGACTGTCCTCACCTCGCGATGCGGCTTGACGGTGCGGAACCGCTGCTCCACAAACCGATCACCATCACCCATATCCCGTACGGTTATGTCCGCCGCGCAACCGAGGATGGGCTCTACTGTATCGGCGATCAGGCAGCCGTAATCCCCTCGTTTACCGGCGATGGCATATCCATCGCCCTGCATACTGGCCGTCGTGCTGCCGCTGCCTATCTTGCGGCGGAGCCGGCGCCGGTCTTTCAGTCAAAACTGCGCTCCGCAATGCTGCCCCAGATGCGTCTTGCTGAGATCGCCGCCGACGGCTTAAACAACGCACTCGCGCGCGCTGTATTGCCGTTCTGCTTGAGGGTCTGGCCCGGAGCGATGCGTGTAACGGCCAGACTCACGCGTGTCGCCCAGCCCGCCGCTGTTGCTCCACAAGCGTTCGCCAACTGA
- a CDS encoding YceI family protein, with protein MKSFAIFALAVILAPAALAQHQTFAVNPDTSEIKMTLNTTHEVVNGIFHIQSGSIEFDRSNPRMSGSVAVLAGSGKTGNDSRDKKMNKDILKVDQYMTVSFAPKTYTGTIAPRGDSTIQVSGVFTLLGNPHDLTIPMQIYMDGSKATVRAQFVVPYVQWGLKNPSFMFWKAENDVAIDLNLVGLISN; from the coding sequence ATGAAATCCTTCGCAATTTTTGCTCTCGCGGTCATACTCGCTCCAGCCGCTCTCGCCCAGCATCAGACCTTCGCCGTCAACCCCGATACCAGCGAAATCAAGATGACGCTCAACACGACCCACGAGGTTGTCAACGGCATCTTTCACATCCAATCGGGATCGATTGAGTTTGACCGAAGCAATCCAAGGATGTCGGGTTCGGTGGCCGTACTGGCTGGCAGCGGGAAGACCGGTAACGACAGCCGCGATAAGAAGATGAATAAGGACATTCTCAAAGTCGACCAATACATGACCGTCTCCTTTGCGCCCAAAACCTACACCGGGACGATCGCGCCCCGTGGTGACTCAACAATTCAGGTGAGCGGAGTGTTCACCCTACTTGGCAATCCCCACGACCTGACGATTCCGATGCAGATTTACATGGATGGATCGAAGGCAACTGTGAGGGCGCAATTCGTCGTTCCCTATGTTCAGTGGGGTCTCAAGAACCCAAGCTTCATGTTCTGGAAAGCTGAGAATGACGTTGCGATTGATCTCAATCTCGTTGGCCTGATTTCTAACTAA